The following nucleotide sequence is from Bacteroidota bacterium.
ATCCTGTTATAAGTGGCAAAATCTCTTTTTATATCGGTTAGAAAAACGGTTACATCCACAATATCCCCCCAGCTGGCGCCCGAGGCTTCCAGCACTGATTTCACATTCGAAAACACCGAATGACATTGGGCTTCAAAATCAAATTTTAAAAAATTTCCTTGTTTGTCAACTTCTAATCCCGGTATATTATTAGTACCTGCCTCCCGTGGGCCTATACCGGAAAGGAATAATAAATTTCCAACTTTACGTGCATGAGGGTATAAACCAACAGGTTCGGGTGCTTTTGTGGTATTAATAATATTATCGCTCATGCCCCAAATATACTTTCAAAATTCAAAACCGGGGAGGAAAAGATGCTGGATTAAAATTTTTAGATACTGTCTTCCGTTATTAGATGCTGAGAAGTTGTGGATTTTGAATACAATCTGAATCTTTTATAAAACCTAAAACCATTCAAAATGAAAAGTTTTACACTTTTACTTCTTACTTGTTCGGTATTTCTATTTTCTCAATGCGACAACAACACTCCTGATTCACCTGTTACCGGTTCTTCCACTACCCTGGAAAAATTTACCGAAGAACCTCCTGCTGAGCTCATAGCATTAGCTAAAGAAACCAACGACAGTGTTGCAAAAACCACTGCAACCATCAATGGCAAGAAAAAGGACAGAACTGCTCTCGACAAAAAATTGAAACTTTCCATCGATGAGGAAATCGAGCGGCAATTAATGTTAAATCCCGATCTGCCATCCTTGAATACTGCGGACGATGCTTTCAGCAAACTAACTATCGAATTATTTATGGATCTATCGAAAGCAACCGGTGGAGAAACATATTTAATTCAAAATGCAAGTTATGTTGTA
It contains:
- a CDS encoding RidA family protein — its product is MSDNIINTTKAPEPVGLYPHARKVGNLLFLSGIGPREAGTNNIPGLEVDKQGNFLKFDFEAQCHSVFSNVKSVLEASGASWGDIVDVTVFLTDIKRDFATYNRIYAEYFKENQPCRTTVGITSLPTAIAIELKCIAVIP